AGATTTTAGGATTTTTCCAATTGTAATAGCCGGATAAGCATAGTACAACCTTTCCAATTGCTCATGAGTACCTCTTCAACTAGAGTACACgaggactaaccgatgttcctTGCTCATTTCGCAAGTTATGAAGTTGATCAACGAGGTTGAACAACTCCATTTCGGCTTGCTTTCCGTACAAAAacttgagttcagtgagcatatcaCATAGAAATGgatgctcaaattgcttttgaaggtcagcattcatgcttcccaacatcaaacaagcaacctcattatgtctatctTACCGAGCATTTTATGCACTCAACTCTTCGGTTGAAGCATTCATTCCCGGAACAACGGTGTCTGCTCATAAATGACTTGAAACCAGTCATTGAGGTTTGGTTCCAGAAAGTCTttccctttctagcatcgacctgaaagcagattggtgtatgttttgagaaggatttgtttTTGCCATCTttaaaacagacaaaagttcaattatcagtatttttgataattaatccttaagaaatgtaatttacccttgttaaattcatctaacaatatactttcactaaggctaggatccaacttgacatacaatcatttcatgaGTTGATTTGCTAGAAATGAcagtattcaaaaggtaatcgaggatcgataattgcattcatgcaactcctagaattatgggacttacaacaacactgtaaaggggtattaagtgttttgcaaacatgttttgtcccatcttatgccacgggtcaaggatctcacctcttaactcgttttaagctGCCTAATTAAGAACATGATAGTCCACCGCTGGTCTCACAACGGAGTGGTAATCtgccttgaagagatacaattcgccTACGGTCTCACGTAGGAGCGAAAAGCACTGACAAGTGTTCTCAGCAAAGTGGGTGACAATGACTTAACTTTAACCgagtaatgcatttgatgtgaatcaaaagtttatgtatgaagactcatgcataatcttcataacataatatttaataaaatcatttgtatagtcttaacaacacacgagagctcggtagctccatttgaacgcacaaagaagcgcaagggtaaagatttgcgatgaacgcaattaaaaacccgcccttttagaaggctagcgcactccgacttatacctctcttagagtttgttcaaatgggtgagccggtgtatctcaaggttgcaagactccaattttattaatgaaatccctatttcgatagttcttagtccagtttatatttttccaagAAAAAAATTTTTCATCACCTTAATACAActtataaatatgcaaaattaataaacttgctaattccgaactacttaatcatgtaacaagttaaggtgggctacctaaacatggtcactatggtttatgaatatgtttaaatctggctcccccttccgaagaagaggaccacatacatcaagttaccttgattgcgtaagtctttaaacaatttaattaCCAAATAAttatcacataaacacataaacatgctTATTGGAAATTTCCAGCAGTTTCACGACcagtttagacctgtttctagTCCGATTCAGCTTTCGGCCAGAACTAAAatgttttagccctatgtgttgagcatctactGTCCAAAGCAcgacttctaactcattacagattattttatatgaattttttaatgaACTGTTGCAAATTAGGaaaatcacacgaaaaattcacatagtcacacaatatctaataattaaccctaattattggatcatcatgctttgcaaaatatatttctatatattcagtaaaatcacaattaattttgcatgaattccttgtgattttactattatttaacaactttaaataattaagatacacgtaacatgcaatttataacacataaatcatgtcaattcacaattcaaaacttgcttgagggtttcaatcaTCCATCGAATTaggttaaattaattaaacaaaaaatcctaattttttatttaattaaaccgatttttaattaattaaaataagaaaacaactttaattatttaacaattaattaaaaataaccaACCCTTAACCcctttcaagttttgatctttgtaattaatagatcacatatgtggctcgtgatatcactgttagaatataagcatataatcatacatataatcacgagtatgcgcaacggaagaatcgaaacaaatatgcaatcaaattaattaacaaagaatagaattgagaTGTGTACTTTatgcaaagcttccaataaaaataataataataatattattatgatttagggtttaaagcaaaacccctctacgatcgcacactagacacctcttATACCGTTTGCTAGTACCCTGATCACAAACCGGACAACCTTTTGTTACTATCCCTTAAAGTCGAACCAACCAAAATccgaaaaccctttttctttgggGGTTCGGCCAAAACAAGAAGAGAGGGAGAAAGAGGATAGAATAATGTGTGTGAATGCCAAAACCTTAGATTTACGCCTTTATTTATATGGAGATATTAGGGCATAATGGGTGATCAAGTCAAATTAAGGCCTCTAATGAGCCTTCAAaaccgccccccccccccccccccccccgcgtTACACAATTAGAGTCCAACTCCAATTATCTTATTTTACAATTAAacctccttttaattaatttaaatataattaaccctttaatttatttaaactaATCATTttgtgatctaattaattaatatattactttaatatactaattatttcgtgtgaccccgtatgcttaaattatttccgatcatgcgatttataataaaatgatcacactccaacattCAGAAATTGAGCATGGTGGGTTGTTCATTTCACATTTTTACCTATACAATATAccacaaataaaacaaaatgaatTTCTCTCTTTTTGACGTTGACTAGaggtgaatataaggttgttttATATCTAAGTTTAAGCATAAAACTATTTCTATTAGATTCTTAGAGCCCATGTCATTCATTTGTTATacaacaacttaaaaaaaatttatatgtgagAAGCTCCATATATAAGTTTAGTTATGGAATATCTCAcataatattttcatattttttgtaaaattaataaatgataaGGGCGTCATGTTTTTATATGAAtgaaaaattagtatgtgagtgttTTATATCTAATCTTAGGTTTGGAACatttacatattgttttttaatccataaaaatcatgggggcccatgcatttattcattaagcaagaaataataaaatattagtatgtgaggggttccacacctaagcttaggtgtcagacaactttatattcccttttcatatatatatatatatatatatgggaaaaatgaatatttttctaccatttaggtagaaattgaaagcagtctctctacttaggtagaggtaaggtttgcCTACATCATAACCTCgtccatacaccgtcgaggtattggggctcaaaacccgcagaagacgacactgagcagtttcttcttcttctttctttatatatctaagtttttAGTAAAGGCTTTTAGGAGCTTAATAGCCTTgagcttttaaaaataagtccCCATTAAAATAGTAGCtctatttagttatttatttgaCATTAACAGTCTTAGCCCAAAAAACTCcctaaaagatttttaaaataaaagtttgcgtaaaaaaattgaaatagaAGTCACAACTCCGTTTGTTCTCAAATTtagataattaataataatggatagaatttgttttaatgaaCCAGGTGATAAGAAAAAAGGTTTATTGGAAGTGGTTCACAAACATGGACCATGTTCTACGTTTAGTGAAGACATGGTCAATCCCTTGACAGTGGATGAAATATTAACACATGATCAATCCAGAGTTGACTCAATCAGGGCTAGATTGACCATCAAGAAAGGTGAAACAGAGACACTTGGGTCCAAGGCCACACTCCCTGCAGAATCAGGCCGCACAATCGGGTCAGGTAACTATATCGTGACTGTCGGCTTAGGCACTCCAAAGAAAGACCTTTCACTCGAATTTGACACAGGAAGTGATCTAACTTGGACACAATGCGAGCCATGTGTCGTGTCCTGCTATATGCAAAAAGAACCCATATTTGCACCATCTGCATCATCCACTTATAGCAATATTTCATGCACCTCCCCCGAGTGTGCTGAACTCGTATCTGCAACCGGCTTCACGCCTGGGTGCACCTCAGGTACATGTGTTTATGGCATTCAATATGGTGACAAATCTTTCACAGTTGGATTCTTTGGAAAGGAGAAACTTACAATTACCCCAAACGATATAGTCAATGATTTCTATTTTGGATGTGGTCAAGACAACGAAGGACTATTTAACGGTTCAGCTGGGATTCTAGGACTTGGTCGTGACAAGTTATCTATTGTATCACAAGCCGCTACACAATATGGAAAAGTCTTCTCCTATTGTCTCCCATCAACGTCTAGCGACACAGGATATTTGACATTCGGAAGTAGTGAAGTTTCTAGCAATGTCACATACACACCGTTCTCAAAAGACAATTTTTTCTATGGTCTTGATCTTCAAGCCATATATGTTGGCGGAACTAAACTAGAAATAAGCCCAACGGTGTTTCAAACTTCAGGTATGATCATAGACTCAGGAACCGTCATCACAAGGCTCCCTCCTACAGCCTACACGGCTCTACGTGAGGCTTTCCGTGCACAAATGACCCAATACAAATTGACTGAAGGCATTCCTAAAGCATTTGATACATGCTATGATTTTACAAACACTCCCACAGTTACAATTCCAATAATAAGCATGCTTTGGGCTGGGAATGTGTTAGTTGACACTGCACCTTCAGGGATACTTTATTTTAACCGTATTAGTCAAGTGTGCTTAGCTTATTTTGCGAACAGCGATGATTCGCAACTTGGTATATATGGAAATACTCAGCAAAAGACACTACAAGTGGTGTATGATGTGAATGCAGGAAAACTCGGCTTCGCACAAGGAGGCTGTgcttaaacaaacatatgaAGAAAAGAATTACAGTGATTCATGGctataaaatgatatattgtTGAAGTTGTCATATACTATATAATGTGTACTGTACTATATTGTGAATCCCTGACTTACTTCCTCCTATGTTAATCTCTACATTTGGAATGATATACCATAAGTGTTGggtttatcttttttaaaagaaaaaaccaaatgaaaagtttaattcaaatataaatgttcatcaatttataaaaattgtattttctaatttctcaaaatttacAGTTTAAATATGTACTATATTCTAaaacaatttaattataaataaaatacaaaaattgtACAAGCTCTTACAAATATCTTCATTATCAAAAGCAAAAATTCAGGACACACATGACCCATTTAAAAAAACTAAGAAACATGATCTGATTCTAGTTGGCATTAGGCATGTGTTTCTTGAAACGTGTTGGTGTAGGTCTAAGCCAACTTCTGCCCCCAATTATGGTCTTGTTCATGAAGGGTGCACTCTCATCGCGTGATAGCTCATGAGACCATTTAACCCGATTAGATCTATTGGCTCCTGGACCATAACATTTGTATTCACCATAGTCCACAGTCGTACAATGAAAAATAACCAAGAAAACATAATTTATGGTCGCGTCGTCTTAATGATGAAATGAACTGTGATATTATGAATAAAGAGACATGTGTTGGTACCTTTCGTATTTTGTTTCATCCCAATCACGCCACCCCTCTGGTGATACTGCGTTTGACATGTACGTATTTGCAAATATGACACGAGAGAATGGGCCCCATGGCCTTCCAAGAACAGTGCTGTTATCCAAGCCAGTTATCTTACAACCCAAGAATATGAAGCCTGTATTTTCTGATGGTGAGTTTCGGTGTTGAGCTGTTATTATTCCCAAGTTTTTAGCAAGTGAATTTAACTGACAATTCTGCCACACGGTTTTACATCGTGAGATAAATACATGATTAGTGGTCATTGTTAACAAAACAATGTATCCAACAGATAAGCTAAACATTTGATAGCAACAACTAAACGACGcaattttcaagtaaaaccaAAAGAACAGTCACGACTAAAAGAAGCAGACCAAAACTtcttatatatatcatgtaGCATAGAATAggtattttaatatgaaaacTCACTTGAATAGTAAGGTATCTTGCAACAAAATCAGAAGCCATAACTGATAAGGTTGGAGACTCAAATATCTCTCCACTGTCGTTCCATGTTATGGTGGTATTCGACCCCTCCGTTCCACTCAACGTTATAAACGGTTTCTCCGCCGGAGTAACAATTTTTCTCTAATCAAACCAAATTAATTAGCAGTAATTAAATCTAACTAAATCAGATTAAAACACAAATAACAGAACATGATTCAAAGTGACATGTaacataacttttttaatacATCATGTAACAAAATAAAGTAGAAATATAAACCTGTATGTTCCTGGTTTAATCGAAATGTACATTCGTTGGGAATTATTAGAAGCAACCGAGTTAATTGCTTCTTGTATCTTTCTATAATCACCTTTTCCGGATTGATCGACAACTATCAAAACTGCTTCCGCAGTCgtcgaagaagaagaagaaaccacCTTTCTTGACGATAACACCAAACCGAAACAAACGACCATTTTACAGAACAGAAaccaaacacatttttttttgtacgtGACAGCCATGATCGATGAGCCACAATTTTGATGTACAAGTAGTTAGTAATATTACAAAGGAGAAATCAAAGAGGGAATACTAATGAATATAACGAGCACTCTTtggtattctttttttttttatcaatgatGTTGCTTGGTATTcttacagtttttttttattttttctcttttaaaaaatatatatggaaatGTTCACGTATATACCTTTTTGCTTATCAAACAGTAAATTTTAAATCAACACTTTCATATGAATTAACATCAATCAGATAATTGGATACATTTCTACACATGTCACGcgggaaaaaagaaaaagaaaagaacgaAACTGCTCAGTGTCGTTTTTTGTAGGTTTTGAGCCTCAATAATTCGACGGTATATGAGGAAGGTTAAGATGTAAGCAAACCTTAcgtctacctaagtagagataCTGCTTCCATTTTCTACCAGAAAAAGCCATCCGAcctttataataatgaaataaatatacgagtattattttgtGGTATGTAACCATTTGAGAGTGGGGGAGAAAATGTAGGGAGTAACATAAAGAAGGATCAATTAGTGAGTTATTCATTATCTAGTTTTATACCTCCTAACTAATGAGTGACATATGCTGAGTTATGTGCACTCCGTTTGTCTTTTCCCTTAGTTATATTGATAAAAGTGATAAAATATACCCAAGTTTGATAGAATCGGGAGGTTTTATGCTTAAATAAAAACCAGAGTTAATTCTATTTTGGGTTGCTGTTCAAATAAAAAACCACTTTGGGTTACTTCAATCGGTTTGACCTAAATAATTCTTCACATCTAatcttttattagaaaaaaaccCACTTTGGGTTACTTCAACCCGTTTGACCCAATTTCTTTACATCTAATCTTTTATATAGTCAATTTGACCAAATAGAACATATGTTTTGTGAATGTATAGTCTCTATAGAAATTTGGTATAGAATCAGCATATGTGGTGTAAGATTACACCAATCTTCATTGTTCTATACAGTGGAACAATTGATGCAATTTTGTATTGACGTGATTTTGATTGTATAGTTTGTGGTGTCGATTGTGTGAATAAAagttaactttcaaaaaaaaaaagttgaaacatAACTTATACCGATCAATTCGTAaataaatgggtcgaaattgctACCTGTAGACACAAGCAATTAATTGAGACTATAATTGCCACTCTTTTGATGAGTATACAGTTACCATCAATGTAGTACCCAAAAACtgtaaatgattttatttaaatgaGCATTGTAcacgcgcaatgcggcggcaagCCGGTGATGATGGTAGTGTGATGGCGGCGACGGATGGTGATGGTAGTGGCGACATaaattggtgtaggtaaaggtatttgatttaaagaggattagtagagatattttataatataatggactaatggtgtaatttaatattaagagttATTCATTAATGTaattttggtcaattcgcatggccatttttgtaaactttcaatatgggcttata
The Erigeron canadensis isolate Cc75 chromosome 2, C_canadensis_v1, whole genome shotgun sequence DNA segment above includes these coding regions:
- the LOC122586329 gene encoding aspartyl protease family protein At5g10770-like; the protein is MTPINSLILVLSCSIFYFALARNEFVHKPNEKALHYHTLQPSSLLPSSTCIPSVKGDKKKGLLEVVHKHGPCSTFSEDMVNPLTVDEILTHDQSRVDSIRARLTIKKGETETLGSKATLPAESGRTIGSGNYIVTVGLGTPKKDLSLEFDTGSDLTWTQCEPCVVSCYMQKEPIFAPSASSTYSNISCTSPECAELVSATGFTPGCTSGTCVYGIQYGDKSFTVGFFGKEKLTITPNDIVNDFYFGCGQDNEGLFNGSAGILGLGRDKLSIVSQAATQYGKVFSYCLPSTSSDTGYLTFGSSEVSSNVTYTPFSKDNFFYGLDLQAIYVGGTKLEISPTVFQTSGMIIDSGTVITRLPPTAYTALREAFRAQMTQYKLTEGIPKAFDTCYDFTNTPTVTIPIISMLWAGNVLVDTAPSGILYFNRISQVCLAYFANSDDSQLGIYGNTQQKTLQVVYDVNAGKLGFAQGGCA
- the LOC122587930 gene encoding putative pectinesterase 11, with the protein product MVVCFGLVLSSRKVVSSSSSTTAEAVLIVVDQSGKGDYRKIQEAINSVASNNSQRMYISIKPGTYRKIVTPAEKPFITLSGTEGSNTTITWNDSGEIFESPTLSVMASDFVARYLTIQVSFHIKIPILCYMIYLKIASFSCCYQMFSLSVGYIVLLTMTTNHVFISRCKTVWQNCQLNSLAKNLGIITAQHRNSPSENTGFIFLGCKITGLDNSTVLGRPWGPFSRVIFANTYMSNAVSPEGWRDWDETKYERYQHYGEYKCYGPGANRSNRVKWSHELSRDESAPFMNKTIIGGRSWLRPTPTRFKKHMPNAN